A window of Daphnia pulicaria isolate SC F1-1A chromosome 10, SC_F0-13Bv2, whole genome shotgun sequence contains these coding sequences:
- the LOC124314837 gene encoding BPTI/Kunitz domain-containing protein-like, which produces MLKRSGKLVLLFCVIAVGARPQPNPIVNETNSVVILTKGEICSLPPVDPSNISCFAFIPSWTFNSALGRCQSFVYGGCGRTANLFDTQNDCDAACGSESNSGQPISKSACLKPKVTGPCRAAIPSFFFDATTGVCTPFNYGGCGGNDNRFTTEKACQLACSAATNSEENQENN; this is translated from the exons ATGTTGAAACGATCTGGCAAATTGGTGCTCCTTTTCTGCGTGATTGCCGTCGGTGCCAGGCCACAGc CAAATCCAATCGTCAACGAAACGAATTCTGTTGTCATACTGACCAAAGGAGAAATTTGCAGTTTACCTCCTGTTGATCCCAGTAACATCAGCTGTTTTGCTTTCATCCCCTCCTGGACATTCAATTCGGCTTTGGGAAGGTGTCAAAGTTTTGTTTACGGAGGATGTGGAAGAACGGCCAACCTGTTCGACACGCAGAATGACTGCGATGCGGCATGCGGTTCTGAATCCAACAGCG GTCAACCTATTTCTAAATCTGCGTGCTTGAAACCGAAAGTTACCGGACCTTGCCGTGCGGCCATTCCGAGTTTCTTTTTCGATGCGACAACCGGAGTCTGTACACCTTTTAACTACGGCGGATGCGGAGGCAACGACAACAGATTCACCACGGAGAAAGCTTGTCAATTGGCTTGCTCCGCGGCAACAAACTCGGAGGAGAATCAGGAGAATAACTAG
- the LOC124314633 gene encoding papilin-like has translation MLRKIVFLLCATSAVLAIPRPGVKGEIKADVDVCSLPPVNPSPIACSGIIPRWTYNAKAGVCEKYTYGGCFGTENLFKNEFACLAKCNKEGLEKKISEIDATAPCMQPKATGNCRAFIPSFFFDTQTGLCTSFTYTGCGGNDNNFSSEDDCDLKCNGLQGPVKPPPAAAADDSAAPLVAAEKELTKQEKCSLPPVNPSPFSCLAFIPSWTFNSTTGECQSYVYGGCGKTANLYNSQDECNTACGPDPSVILPTEPSELMKPDSKCTLPPVTPSPFSCLAAIPSWTFNSTAGKCESYMYGGCGKTANLFSSQDDCNAACGPKPRILQPRQEICQLPVVKGPCFALWKRFAFVKENNRCELFYFGGCQGNRNNFRTADDCYKTCGGDEPNTTPECSEVTCPVSNKRFIERGCRPEYKGKACCPTRFVCPEEKSVEGVCRYRDVSYLIGQEISQLNQDDACKTGCTCEASEHHRGGAKIKCNQIYCDMPFPPQEEGCVLVTPPGACCPSYKCPEKRPEQEGPRDDICVFNGKEYLKGQSIPSGQPCKWCTCVDGFNGLDGPGCREAHCVVDNRIGCVPVYAPGVCCPINYKCISAAELKENKTRIIQIQPESGKHGVTTLPMELGKARSVAPKVISSDLCFLPKVIGPCKMSRPSFHFDATKGDCLPFLYGGCKGNENRFETLEACLDTCSSVASPGTRVIRIEPQTGHQGVTTLPFALGSEDSPSRVINVQPEPGRKGVATLPIALSRSGNVQPESSARTRPSVCLQPKVTGSCRGLETNYFFDSTKEKCVAFNYGGCEGNENRFETLEKCRQVCGEIVNEPVDPFARCKLPADVGMCRGFAQKFFYDGADKECKPFTYGGCLGNANNFPSQEECLSACAPPVIDAKARARARARARFGIPGDEEPVTTNVIDTSAEGTCQFGNMTLKVGERLVDSETPCEECHCSTPPELTCVTQSCPPPPMVESAICQPEFVDGQCCPNYGCVSANPPSIDVCEGVKCEEEEHCEVQSQESVDGEWLPPIGVCVKNAMLADDAAGETTEFTTESLATVSPMKTNKCAKEFCPPPPLLGSAICRPVNIPGQCCPSYSCVSANPPSINVCQEVICDEDEHCEVQAQESQDGSWLPPIGVCITDSTSIPL, from the exons ATGTTGCGGAAAATCGTTTTCCTGCTCTGCGCTACATCCGCTGTTCTCGCCATTCCTC GTCCCGGTGTCAAAGGAGAAATCAAGGCCGATGTGGACGTTTGCTCACTACCGCCCGTCAACCCGAGCCCAATCGCCTGCAGTGGCATAATACCCCGATGGACTTACAACGCCAAAGCCGGCGTCTGCGAAAAATACACTTACGGCGGATGCTTCGGAACCGAGAACCTGTTCAAAAATGAATTCGCCTGTTTGGCCAAATGCAACAAAGAAG gattggaaaagaaaatcagcgAAATCGACGCTACTGCTCCCTGCATGCAACCGAAAGCCACCGGTAATTGCCGGGCCTTCATCCccagtttctttttcgacaCTCAAACCGGCCTCTGCACGTCGTTCACTTACACCGGGTGCGGCGGCAACGACAACAATTTCAGCTCTGAGGACGACTGCGACCTCAAGTGTAACGGTCTGCAAGGACCCGTCAAGCCGCCACCCGCCGCAGCGGCGGATGATTCAGCCGCACCACTTGTCGCAG CCGAGAAAGAGCTGACGAAACAGGAGAAATGCAGTTTGCCCCCAGTTAATCCGAGCCCTTTCAGCTGCTTGGCTTTCATTCCGTCATGGACATTTAATTCCACTACTGGCGAGTGCCAGAGCTATGTTTATGGAGGATGTG GTAAAACGGCCAACCTGTACAACTCTCAGGACGAGTGCAACACTGCCTGCGGACCTGATCCCAGTG TGATATTACCCACAGAGCCAAGCGAACTGATGAAGCCGGATAGCAAGTGCACTTTGCCTCCCGTTACGCCGAGTCCGTTTAGTTGCCTGGCGGCCATTCCGTCGTGGACGTTCAATTCGACGGCCGGCAAGTGCGAGAGTTACATGTACGGCGGTTGTGGCAAGACGGCCAATCTGTTCAGCTCACAGGACGATTGCAACGCAGCTTGCGGTCCTAAACCGA GAATTCTCCAACctcgtcaagaaatttgtcaaTTGCCTGTCGTCAAGGGCCCGTGTTTCGCCTTATGGAAGCGATTCGCCTTTGTTAAGGAGAACAACAGGTGTGAATTGTTCTACTTTGGCGGTTGCCAGGGCAACCGAAATAATTTCAGAACGGCCGACGATTGCTACAAAACCTGCGGCGGAGATGAACCCAATACGA CGCCAGAGTGTTCGGAAGTGACGTGTCCCGTCTCCAACAAGCGCTTTATCGAAAGAGGTTGCCGGCCAGAGTACAAAGGGAAAGCGTGTTGCCCAACCAGATTTGTCTGTC ctGAGGAGAAATCGGTTGAAGGAGTTTGCCGGTACCGCGATGTCTCCTACCTCATTGGCCAAGAGATTTCCCAACTCAACCAGGACGACGCATGCAAAACAGGTTGCACTTGCGAGGCGAGCGAGCATCA TCGAGGTGGCGCCAAAATCAAATGCAATCAGATTTATTGCGACATGCCGTTCCCGCCTCAAGAGGAAGGCTGCGTTCTTGTCACGCCACCCGGCGCCTGCTGCCCATCTTACAAATGCC CCGAGAAGCGCCCAGAGCAGGAAGGTCCGCGTGATGATATTTGCGTCTTCAATGGCAAAGAGTACCTCAAGGGACAATCAATTCCTTCTGGCCAGCCTTGCAAATGGTGTACCTGTGTCGATGGTTTCAATG GTTTGGATGGTCCGGGCTGTCGGGAAGCCCATTGCGTGGTGGACAACAGGATAGGCTGCGTGCCCGTTTACGCACCCGGAGTGTGTTGCCCAATCAACTACAAATGCA TCAGCGCTGCCGAGCTGAAGGAAAACAAGACGAGgattattcaaattcaaccCGAGTCAGGCAAGCATGGCGTCACGACGTTGCCGATGGAGCTCGGCAAAGCCAGATCGGTTGCACCCAAAGTCATCAGCAGTGACCTCTGCTTTCTGCCCAAAGTGATTGGGCCGTGTAAAATGTCCCGGCCGTCGTTCCATTTCGACGCCACCAAAGGAGATTGTCTTCCGTTCCTTTACGGCGGCtgcaaa GGAAATGAAAACCGTTTCGAAACCTTGGAAGCCTGTCTCGATACTTGCAGCTCTGTCGCAAGTCCCGGAACGAGAGTCATCCGCATCGAACCCCAAACTGGCCATCAAGGTGTGACTACATTGCCCTTCGCTCTTGGGTCTGAAGATAGCCCTAGCAGGGTCATCAATGTCCAACCGGAGCCTGGTAGAAAAGGTGTTGCTACGTTGCCTATCGCTCTGTCCCGAAGCGGAAATGTCCAGCCAGAAAGCAGCGCTAGAACAAGGCCGTCAGTTTGTCTCCAACCCAAAGTAACGGGATCTTGTCGTGGACTAGAAACCAATTATTTCTTCGATTCGACAAAGGAGAAATGCGTAGCGTTCAACTACGGTGGTTGCGAG ggaaatgaaaatcGATTCGAAACGTTGGAGAAATGCCGCCAAGTTTGCGGTGAAATTGTCAACGAGCCCGTCG ATCCATTCGCCCGATGCAAACTGCCTGCTGACGTTGGAATGTGCAGAGGTTTCGCGCAGAAATTCTTCTACGACGGCGCCGACAAAGAATGCAAACCGTTCACGTACGGTGGTTGTCTAGGCAACGCAAACAATTTCCCTTCTCAAGAGGAATGCCTTTCGGCCTGCGCACCGCCCGTGATTGACG CTAAAGCTAGAGCCCGTGCCAGAGCTCGTGCTAGGTTTGGAATACCCGGCGATGAGGAACCCGTTACGACAA ACGTCATCGATACATCGGCCGAGGGAACGTGCCAATTTGGCAATATGACTTTGAAAGTCGGCGAACGTTTGGTGGATTCCGAAACGCCTTGCGAAGAGTGCCATTGCTCGACTCCGCCGGAATTGACTTGCGTCACTCAATCCTGTCCACCTCCCCCGATGGTGGAGTCAGCCATCTGCCAGCCAGAGTTTGTCGACGGCCAATGTTGTCCTAATTACGGCTGCGTATCTGCCAATCCTCCGTCAATCGATGTTTGCGAG gGTGTCAAGTGCGAAGAGGAAGAACATTGTGAAGTTCAGTCACAAGAAAGTGTTGATGGGGAGTGGCTACCACCGATTGGCGTCTGCGTGAAAAACGCCATGTTGGCCGACGATGCTGCCGGAGAAACTACCGAGTTCACAA CTGAATCCCTCGCTACTGTAAGTCCCATGAAGACCAATAAGTGCGCGAAAGAATTCTGCCCGCCACCGCCTTTGTTAGGATCAGCCATTTGTCGACCCGTGAACATTCCGGGCCAGTGCTGCCCGTCCTACTCTTGCGTGTCAGCTAATCCTCCCTCAATCAACGTTTGCCAG GAAGTCATTTGCGATGAGGACGAGCACTGCGAAGTTCAAGCTCAGGAAAGCCAAGACGGAAGCTGGTTGCCACCAATTGGTGTCTGCATAACAGATTCGACTTCCATTCCGCTGTAA
- the LOC124314792 gene encoding glutamate receptor ionotropic, kainate glr-3-like, translated as MINTVTSQGNAIPLRRLSFRILVGVWVLAATVLVNSYSSIVTSYMTVPKMKPPINTFEDLVASENIELILLADTITKKRILDATHGAQKQLGDDIRAHPDRILSSIEKVNVRLRTERYAFANPQSFCDNFVASQFQDKGNCRFKTTDSYSMTMYFSMPLQKNSEYTPIFKDAFMELWETGLPQYWVKNSIPRAPKCFEKKKLRRTAIPKPIRLDDLAGAFLILGVGVGLATFFFLMENIIIRALSPPTSKAASEKK; from the exons ATGATCAACACAGTGACAAGCCAAG GAAATGCAATTCCTCTTCGTCGTCTCTCCTTTCGGATACTCGTCGGAGTTTGGGTGCTAGCCGCCACTGTCTTGGTCAACAGTTATTCAAGCATCGTTACTTCTTACATGACAGTCCCAAAAATGAAACCACCCATCAACACGTTCGAAGATTTGGTCGCAAGCGAAAACATCGAACTTATTCTTCTAGCTGATACCATAACCAAGAAGCGAATACTG GATGCTACACATGGTGCACAAAAGCAACTAGGCGATGATATTCGCGCACATCCTGATCGAATATTGAGCAGCATAGAGAAAGTGAACGTTCGCTTGAGAACTGAACGTTATGCTTTTGCAAAT CCCCAGTCGTTTTGCGACAACTTTGTCGCCAGTCAGTTTCAGGACAAGGGCAATTGCCGATTTAAAACCACAGATTCTTATTCCATGACCATGTATTTTTCTATGCCATTGCAAAAGAACAGCGAGTACACGCCGATTTTTAAAGACGC TTTTATGGAACTCTGGGAAACCGGACTTCCTCAATATTGGGTGAAAAACAGCATACCACGAGCGCCGAAAtgcttcgaaaaaaaaaaactacggaGAACCGCCATCCCCAAACCCATTCGACTGGATGACTTGGCAGGTGCATTCTTGATTTTGGGCGTCGGCGTCGGTCTAGcaacattcttttttctcatggAGAATATTATTATTCGTGCCCTATCTCCGCCGACGTCAAAAGCAgcgagtgaaaaaaaataa
- the LOC124314724 gene encoding collagen alpha-1(I) chain-like produces the protein MRGLTCIMVLVATVWAAPQYRKHQENITTEQWVSLNPFGSSDSYPAEEYSIIKELENQWARFYEYLPWLRGPAGATGPAGIAGPPGPPGAAAVYDPYYQPKLVPGPPGQRGAHGPAGGKGDTGAPGSTGAPGPQGIPGDDGAPGAQGLTGARGNDGATGAPGAPGHSGAKGEPGAPGAPGMNGAPGARGKDGYNGAPGPSGPKGETGAPGVTVQSNVPGPVGAPGYPGKDGAPGAPGGPGPIGSVGTTGPRGPAGKDGSPGYPGSPGPKGEAGTRGDNGAPGKDGLNGAPGSIGPVGPQGPVGNRGNNGAPGKDGSNGLTGAPGKDGYNGAPGAPGPQGEQGITGKDGNPGGPGTPGRPGAPGSQGLQGKQGPSGYPGGPGPVGPVGPVGPIGPIGPQGKPGTPGYPGGPGPVGPVGPVGHPGYQGKTGQTGPTGPVGPIGPIGAPGHVTYAAPGRYY, from the exons ATGAGAGGATTG ACATGTATCATGGTATTGGTGGCCACAGTTTGGGCTGCACCTCAATACCGAAAGCACCAGGAAAACATCACCACAGAACAGTGGGTTTCTTTGAATCCATTTGGCTCTTCAGACTCTTACCCAGCAGAAGAGTACTCGATTATCAAAGAATTGGAGAATCAATGGGCGCGTTTCTACGAATATCTTCCCTGGTTGAGAGGACCCGCAGGAGCTACAGGACCCGCTGGAATTGCTGGACCACCAGGACCACCAGGAGCCGCTGCAGTTTATGATCCTTACTATCAACCCAAACTCGTTCCTGGCCCTCCCGGACAACGTGGTGCACATGGACCAGCTGGAGGAAAGGGAGATACTGGCGCCCCTGGCTCTACTGGCGCTCCCGGACCTCAAGGAATTCCCGGAGATGATGGAGCACCTGGAGCACAAGGATTGACTGGTGCAAGAGGCAATGATGGAGCTACTGGTGCCCCTGGTGCTCCTGGTCACTCTGGCGCAAAGGGAGAACCCGGAGCTCCTGGAGCTCCAGGCATGAATGGAGCACCTGGTGCTCGAGGCAAAGACGGTTACAATGGAGCCCCTGGACCTTCTGGACCTAAAGGAGAAACTGGTGCCCCTGGTGTAACTGTTCAATCTAATGTTCCCGGCCCAGTTGGCGCCCCTGGTTATCCTGGTAAAGACGGAGCTCCTGGCGCTCCTGGAGGACCCGGGCCCATTGGCTCAGTGGGAACAACTGGACCCCGAGGCCCCGCTGGTAAAGATGGTTCACCTGGTTACCCTGGCAGCCCTGGTCCCAAGGGAGAGGCTGGAACTCGAGGTGACAACGGTGCTCCAGGCAAAGACGGACTTAACGGCGCCCCTGGATCTATCGGCCCTGTTGGACCTCAAGGCCCTGTTGGAAATCGAGGCAACAATGGAGCTCCTGGTAAAGACGGTTCCAATGGCTTGACTGGCGCTCCTGGAAAAGATGGATACAACGGCGCTCCTGGTGCTCCAG GACCTCAAGGCGAACAAGGCATAACTGGTAAGGATGGTAATCCTGGGGGACCTGGTACCCCTGGTCGCCCCGGAGCTCCCGGCTCCCAAGGTCTTCAAGGAAAACAGGGCCCCTCTGGATACCCCGGCGGCCCTGGCCCCGTTGGACCTGTTGGACCAGTTGGACCGATCGGACCGATCGGACCTCAAGGTAAACCTGGTACTCCTGGATACCCCGGCGGTCCTGGTCCCGTTGGCCCCGTCGGTCCGGTCGGCCATCCTGGCTACCAAGGCAAAACTGGGCAAACTGGACCCACTGGACCAGTTGGACCAATTGGACCAATTGGTGCTCCAGGACATGTCACCTACGCCGCTCCTGGGCGCTATTATTAA
- the LOC124314875 gene encoding uncharacterized protein LOC124314875 has translation MFRTKVNEDIRIIREEGATRCLRNLHQYVENVTYCDTQRFSYDEKGNIGLNFGSEKEEPNTVLVWGMISSPAEESAICRVKGKFDSNHYKNILRQYVLPLCLSERIGLVHDWYPVHRRKAVNEFLGEHKSSILVVDWPKSFW, from the exons ATGTTCCGTACAAAAGTAAATGAAGACATTAGAATAATTAGAGAAGAAGGGGCAACAAGATGTTTAAGAAATTTACATCAGTATGTGGAAAATGTGACCTATTGTGATACCCAACGCTTCAG TTACGACGAGAAAGGAAACATAGGATTAAATTTTggatcagaaaaagaagagcccAACACTGTGCTTGTTTGGGGCATGATTTCTTCACCTGCAGAGGAGTCTGCCATATGTCGAGTAAAAGGAAAGTTTGATTCTAATCACTACAAAAATATTCTGAGGCAGTATGTGCTTCCTTTGTGTTTGAGTGAACGTATTGGCCTTGTGCACGACTg GTATCCTGTCCATCGCAGAAAAGCTGTTAATGAGTTTTTGGGAGAGCACAAAAGTAGCATTTTAGTTGTTGACTGGCCAAAGTCTTTTTGGTGA
- the LOC124314723 gene encoding collagen alpha-1(I) chain-like produces MRGLTCIMLLVATACAAPQYRKHQEKITTEQWVSLNPYGSSDSYPAEEYSIIKDLENQWARFYEYLPWLRGPAGATGPAGIAGPPGPPGAAAVYDPYYQPKLVPGPPGERGAPGPAGKKGDTGAPGSTGAPGPQGNHGDDGAPGAQGMTGARGNDGATGAPGAPGHSGAKGEPGAPGAPGVNGAPGVRGKDGYNGAPGPSGPKGETGAPGVTVQSNVPGPVGAPGYPGKDGAPGAPGGPGPIGPVGTTGPRGPAGKDGSPGYPGSPGPKGEAGTRGDNGAPGKDGLNGAPGSIGPVGPQGPVGNRGNNGAPGKDGSNGLTGAPGKDGYNGAPGAPGPQGEQGITGKDGNPGGPGTPGRPGAPGSQGLQGKQGPSGYPGGPGPVGPVGSVGPIGPIGPQGKPGTPGYPGGPGPVGPVGPVGPPGYQGKTGQTGRPGPVGPIGPIGAPGHVTYAAPGRYY; encoded by the exons ATGAGAGGATTG ACATGTATCATGTTATTGGTGGCCACAGCATGTGCTGCACCCCAATACCGAAAACACCAGGAAAAAATCACCACAGAACAGTGGGTTTCTTTGAATCCCTATGGCTCTTCAGACTCTTACCCAGCAGAAGAGTACTCGATTATCAAAGATTTGGAGAATCAATGGGCGCGTTTCTACGAATATCTTCCCTGGTTGAGAGGACCCGCAGGAGCTACAGGACCCGCTGGAATTGCTGGACCACCAGGACCACCAGGAGCCGCTGCAGTTTATGATCCTTACTATCAACCCAAACTCGTTCCTGGCCCTCCCGGAGAACGTGGCGCACCAGGACCAGCTGGAAAAAAGGGAGATACTGGCGCCCCTGGATCAACTGGCGCTCCTGGACCTCAAGGAAATCACGGAGATGATGGAGCACCTGGAGCACAAGGAATGACTGGTGCAAGAGGCAATGATGGAGCTACTGGTGCCCCTGGTGCTCCTGGTCACTCTGGCGCAAAGGGAGAACCCGGAGCTCCTGGAGCTCCAGGCGTGAATGGAGCTCCTGGTGTTCGAGGCAAAGACGGTTACAATGGAGCCCCTGGACCTTCTGGACCTAAAGGAGAAACTGGTGCCCCTGGTGTAACTGTTCAATCTAATGTTCCCGGCCCAGTTGGCGCCCCTGGTTATCCTGGTAAAGACGGAGCTCCTGGCGCTCCTGGAGGACCCGGGCCCATTGGCCCAGTTGGAACAACTGGACCCCGAGGCCCCGCTGGTAAAGATGGTTCACCTGGTTACCCTGGCAGCCCTGGTCCCAAGGGAGAGGCTGGAACTCGAGGTGACAACGGTGCTCCAGGCAAAGACGGACTTAACGGCGCTCCTGGATCTATCGGCCCTGTTGGACCTCAAGGCCCTGTTGGAAATCGAGGCAACAATGGAGCTCCTGGTAAAGACGGTTCCAATGGCTTGACTGGCGCTCCTGGAAAAGATGGATACAACGGCGCTCCTGGTGCTCCAG GACCTCAAGGAGAACAAGGCATAACTGGTAAGGATGGTAATCCTGGGGGACCTGGTACCCCTGGTCGCCCCGGAGCTCCCGGCTCCCAAGGTCTTCAAGGAAAACAGGGCCCCTCTGGATACCCCGGCGGCCCTGGCCCCGTTGGACCTGTTGGATCAGTTGGACCGATCGGACCGATCGGACCTCAAGGTAAACCTGGTACTCCTGGATACCCCGGCGGTCCTGGCCCCGTTGGCCCCGTCGGTCCGGTCGGCCCTCCTGGCTACCAAGGCAAAACTGGGCAAACTGGACGCCCTGGACCAGTTGGACCAATTGGACCAATTGGTGCTCCAGGACATGTCACCTACGCCGCTCCTGGGCGCTATTATTAA
- the LOC124314704 gene encoding collagen alpha-1(I) chain-like has protein sequence MRGLACVMVLVATVWAAPQYRKHEEAITKQQWVSLNPYGSPDTYPAEEYSTIKDLENQWARFYEYLPWLRGPAGATGPAGIAGPPGPPGAAAVYDPYYQPKLVPGPPGERGSPGPAGEKGDTGAPGGPGYVGGPGPQGPTGKPGAPGNRGEKGAPGYNGAPGADGKPGVGPKGEPGYNGAPGLPGAPGAPGKDGYPGGPGPQGPKGDTGAPGYTIPSKIPGPPGPPGLNGKDGAPGYGIVGPAGPMGPAGEQGPAGKPGANGYTGPAGPKGEAGNNGAPGAPGKDGYPGAPSTIAGPPGPQGPAGSAGYNGAPGKDGLPGAPGVPGKDGKPGAPSYAVGPPGEQGRPGKDGPPGPAGTPGYPGGPGPVGPEGKPGAPGYTGPAGPAGPIGPVGPVGPQGKVGAPGYNGPAGPVGPIGSVGPVGPQGKTGAPGSAGPQGPQGPVGAPGKSHEAPVDYQTPVFYKAPTPIVYQAPAPVVYKAPAPVVYQAPVTDSPAPVYEKRVLISRPGINHY, from the exons ATGAGAGGATTG GCGTGTGTTATGGTATTGGTGGCCACAGTTTGGGCTGCACCTCAATACCGAAAGCACGAGGAAGCCATCACCAAACAACAGTGGGTTTCTTTGAATCCGTATGGCTCTCCAGACACTTACCCAGCAGAAGAATACTCGACTATCAAAGATTTGGAGAATCAATGGGCGCGTTTCTACGAATATCTTCCCTGGTTGAGAGGACCCGCAGGAGCTACAGGACCCGCTGGAATTGCTGGACCACCAGGACCACCAGGAGCCGCTGCAGTTTATGATCCTTACTATCAACCCAAACTCGTTCCTGGCCCTCCCGGAGAACGTGGCTCACCAGGACCAGCTGGAGAAAAGGGAGATACTGGAGCTCCAGGAGGTCCTGGCTACGTTGGTGGACCTGGGCCCCAAGGGCCAACTGGCAAACCTGGCGCACCTGGCAATCGCGGAGAGAAGGGAGCCCCAGGCTACAACGGAGCCCCTGGAGCCGATGGAAAGCCAGGAGTCGGTCCTAAGGGTGAACCTGGCTACAATGGCGCTCCTGGTCTTCCTGGAGCTCCTGGAGCCCCCGGAAAAGATGGTTATCCTGGCGGCCCTGGACCTCAAGGACCTAAAGGAGACACTGGTGCACCCGGCTACACTATCCCATCAAAGATCCCTGGCCCTCCCGGCCCACCTGGTCTCAACGGAAAAGACGGAGCTCCGGGATATGGTATAGTTGGCCCAGCTGGCCCTATGGGACCTGCTGGTGAACAAGGACCTGCCGGCAAACCAGGAGCAAATGGGTATACTGGCCCGGCTGGACCTAAAGGCGAAGCTGGAAATAATGGCGCACCTGGCGCACCTGGCAAGGATGGATATCCTGGTGCTCCCAGCACAATTGCTGGCCCACCTGGGCCTCAG ggCCCTGCTGGCTCTGCTGGCTACAATGGTGCCCCTGGAAAAGACGGTCTTCCCGGCGCTCCAGGTGTACCTGGCAAGGATGGCAAACCTGGCGCCCCTTCATACGCCG tCGGCCCACCTGGTGAACAAGGCAGACCGGGCAAAGATGGTCCTCCCGGCCCTGCCGGAACTCCTGGTTACCCTGGCGGCCCAGGCCCAGTTGGACCTGAAGGCAAACCCGGTGCCCCTGGTTACACTGGCCCAGCTGGCCCTG CTGGCCCAATTGGTCCCGTCGGCCCGGTTGGCCCCCAAGGTAAAGTTGGAGCTCCAGGTTACAATGGCCCAGCCGGCCCAGTAGGCCCGATCGGGAGTGTTGGCCCTGTCGGACCGCAAGGAAAAACCGGTGCCCCAGGCAGTGCTGGTCCTCAAGGACCGCAAGGACCCGTTGGAGCCCCAGGAAAATCTCATGAAGCTCCAGTTGATTATCAAACCCCAGTCTTTTACAAAGCCCCTACCCCAATCGTCTATCAAGCCCCTGCACCAGTCGTCTATAAAGCCCCTGCACCAGTCGTCTATCAAGCCCCAGTAACTGATTCGCCGGCCCCTGTCTACGAAAAACGCGTCCTGATCTCTAGACCAGGGATAAATCATTATTAG